From a region of the Oncorhynchus tshawytscha isolate Ot180627B linkage group LG14, Otsh_v2.0, whole genome shotgun sequence genome:
- the LOC121839189 gene encoding LOW QUALITY PROTEIN: trichohyalin-like (The sequence of the model RefSeq protein was modified relative to this genomic sequence to represent the inferred CDS: deleted 1 base in 1 codon), with protein sequence ERKREEEREEEREGKREEEREEEREREREERERERGRERERERKRERKREEEREEERETEREEEREEEREEEREEERETEREEEREEEREEEREEEREEEREKRERKREREREEEREEEREERERGREREEERKREEERERRERERKRERKRERKEREEERERKRERERRERKREREKRERGREREEEREEEREREEEREEERERKRERKREREEEREEEREEERERKRERKRDRERRERERKRERRERQKRERERREREREREEEREEEREEEREEERERERERERKRERKRERKREREREREERQREEERERKRERGREREEREEEREEEREEEREEEREEEREKREREREREREREEEREEEREEEREKREEEREKRERKRERERREREREREREEREKEEEREEEREEEREEEREEREREEEREEERQREEEREEEREREEEREEEREEEREREKREEEREEERERREREREEEREE encoded by the exons gagaggaagagagaggaagagagagaggaagagagagagggaaagagagaggaagagagagaggaagagagagagagagagagagaggagagagagagagagagaggaagagagagagagagagagaggaagagagagaggaagagagaggaagagagagaggaagagagagagacagagagagaggaagagagagaggaagagagagaggaagagagagaggaagagagagagacagagagagaggaagagagagaggaagagagagaggaagagagagaggaagagagagaggaagagagagagaagagagagaggaagagagagagagagagagaggaagagagagaggaagagagagaggaaagagagagaggaagagagagagaggaagagaggaagagagaggaagagagagagagaagagagagagagaggaagagagagaggaagagagagaggaaagagagagaagaagagagagagaggaagagagagagagagagaagagagaggaagagagagagagagaagagagagagaggaagagagagagaggaagagagagaggaagagagagagagagaagaagagagagaggaagagagagagaggaagagagagaggaagagagagagagaggaagagagagaggaagagagagaggaagagagagagaggaagagagagaggaagagagacagagagaggagagagagagagaggaagagagag agaagagagagacagaagagagagagagagagaagagagagagagagagagagagaggaagagagagaggaagagagagaggaagagagagaggaagagagagagagagaaagagagagagagaggaagagagagaggaagagagagaggaagagagagagagagagagagagagaagagagacagagagaggaagagagagagaggaagagagagagaggaagagagagagaagagagagaggaagagagagaggaagagagagaggaagagagagaggaagagagagaggaagagagagagaagagagagagagagagagagagagagagagagagagaggaagagagagaggaagagagagaggaagagagagagaagagagaggaagagagagagaagagagagaggaagagag agagagagagaagagagagagagagagagagagagagagaagagagagagaaagaggaagagagagaggaagagagagaggaagagagagaggaagagagagaggagagagagagagaggaagagagagaggaagagagacagagagaggaagagagagaggaagagagagagagagaggaagagagagaggaagagagagaggaagagagagagagagagaagagagaggaagagagagaggaagagagagagagaagagagagagagagagaggaagagagagaggaa
- the LOC121839310 gene encoding trichohyalin-like: protein REEERDEEKEEERETEREEEREEEREEEREEEREEERERKRERKRERKREREEERKRERERKREEERGREEEREEEREEERERGRERGRERGRERGRERKRERERKREREEEREEERERKRERKRERKREEERERERKREEERERKREREEEREEERERTREEERETEEREEERERKRERERKRERKRERKRERKRERKRERQREEEREEERERKRERGREIEEERERKRERKKRERQREEREREEEREEERERRERERERERGREREREEERERERKRERKRQRKRERKRERTRERKRERERERERKRERKRERKRERKRERKRERERKRERKRDRERKRERKRDRERKRERKRERKRERERGRERGREREREEERGREREEDREEEREEEREREEEREEEREEKREEEREREEEREEEREEEREREEEREKKTERGRERGRERERERKREEEREEEREKRKERERKRERKRERKRERKRER, encoded by the exons agagaggaagagagagatgaagagaaagaggaagagagagagacagagagagaggaagagagagaggaagagagagaggaagagagagaggaagagagagaggaagagagagagaggaagagagagaggaagagagagaggaagagagagagagagga agagaggaagagagagagagagaggaagagagaggaagagagaggaagagaggaagagagagaggaagagagagaggaagagagagagagaggaagagagagaggaagagagagaggaagagagagagggagagagaggaagagagagagagagaggaagagagagagagaggaagagagagaggaagagagagagaggaagagagagaggaagagagagaggaagagagaggaagagagagagagagagaggaagagagaggaagagagagagaggaagagagagagagaggaagagagagaggaagagagagagaggacgagagaggaagagagagagacaga agagagagaggaagagagagagaggaagagagagagagagaggaagagagagaggaagagagagaggaagagagagaggaagagagagaggaagagagagagacagagagaggaagagagagaggaagagagagagaggaagagagagagaggaagagagatagaggaagagagagagaggaagagagagaggaagaagagagagagacagagagaggaaagagagagagaggaagagagagaggaagagagagagaggagagagagagagagagagagagagagaggaagagagagagaaagagaggaagagagagagagagagaggaagagagagaggaagagacagaggaagagagagaggaagagagagaggacgagagagaggaagagagagagagagagagagagagagaggaagagagagaggaagagagagaggaagagagagaggaagagagagaggaagagagagagagagaggaagagagagaggaagagagacagagagaggaagagagagaggaagagagacagagagaggaagagagagaggaagagagagaggaagagagagagagagagaggaagagagagaggaagagagagagagagagaggaagagagaggaagagagagagaggaagacagagaggaagagagagaggaagagagagagagagaggaagagagagaggaagagagagaggaaaagagagaggaagagagagagagagaggaagagagagaggaagagagagaggaagagagagagagagaggaagagagagagaagaagacagagagaggaagagagagaggaagagagagag agagagagaggaagagagaggaagagagagaggaagagagagagaagagaaaagagagagagaggaagagagagaggaagagagagaggaagagagagaggaagagagagagg